Proteins encoded within one genomic window of Streptomyces profundus:
- a CDS encoding B3/B4 domain-containing protein has protein sequence MSATALDSDDLKAPEDLAAWLATATVAPEIGALRPDYRALLIAADGLRPGPSDETSERLLAEAENEARARFADTPHGEHPHLVAWHEAFRAAGAKPKRTRPSADALLRRLATGLPRVNRLTDIYNAISIAHVVPLGGEDLDHYRGAPRLERATGEETFDTTAGGASVVESPDPGEVVWRDGLGVTCRRWNWRQCRRTQLTDTTARALFVLDALGPMDTPALERAGDALVDALRTASPDLRATTRLIPAPPAD, from the coding sequence GTGTCCGCTACCGCCCTCGACTCCGACGACCTCAAGGCCCCCGAGGACCTCGCGGCCTGGCTCGCCACCGCGACGGTGGCTCCCGAGATCGGCGCGCTCCGCCCCGATTACCGGGCGCTGCTGATCGCCGCCGACGGGCTGCGCCCCGGCCCCAGCGACGAGACCAGTGAGCGCCTGCTCGCCGAGGCGGAGAACGAGGCCAGGGCGCGCTTCGCCGACACCCCCCATGGCGAGCACCCCCATCTCGTGGCCTGGCACGAGGCGTTCCGGGCCGCCGGCGCGAAGCCCAAGCGCACCCGCCCCAGCGCGGACGCGCTGCTGCGACGGCTGGCCACGGGGCTGCCCCGCGTCAACCGCCTCACGGACATCTACAACGCCATCTCCATCGCCCATGTGGTGCCCCTCGGCGGGGAGGACCTCGACCACTACCGTGGCGCGCCCCGGCTGGAGCGCGCCACCGGCGAGGAGACCTTCGACACCACGGCGGGCGGCGCGTCCGTGGTGGAGTCGCCCGACCCCGGCGAGGTGGTCTGGCGGGACGGCCTCGGCGTCACCTGCCGCCGGTGGAACTGGCGCCAGTGCCGCCGCACCCAGCTCACCGACACCACCGCCCGCGCGCTCTTCGTCCTCGACGCGCTGGGCCCCATGGACACCCCCGCGCTGGAGCGCGCCGGCGACGCCCTGGTCGACGCCCTGCGCACGGCCAGCCCCGACCTGCGGGCCACCACCCGCCTCATCCCCGCGCCACCGGCCGACTGA
- a CDS encoding Cmx/CmrA family chloramphenicol efflux MFS transporter: MPFAVFLLGLAVFAQGTSEFMLAGLVPEIAADLGVSVSAAGSLTSAFAVGMIVGAPAMALLSLRWSRRGALWTFLAVFLLTHVLGALTTSYPLLLATRVVGALANAGFLAVALVAATAMVAPDAKARATAMLLGGVTSACVVGVPCGALLGQLWGWRAAFWAVALVSVPALLAIPRAVPAGAPEPAAVAGAGARDELRALRRPRLLLVLALGALVNGATFCAFTYLAPLATEIGGLVDAWVPGVLALFGLGSFVGVTIAGRLADTASGPLLWVGGPALLLGWGTLALTAGEPAAMLVLVFVQGALSFAVGSTLISMVLYAAADAPRLAGGFATAAFNVGAAFGPWAGGLALDAGLGYRAPAWLSALLVAGALATGVVAGGARRRRAGRPTLLER, translated from the coding sequence GTGCCATTCGCTGTCTTCCTGCTGGGCCTCGCGGTCTTCGCCCAGGGGACCTCCGAGTTCATGTTGGCCGGGCTGGTACCGGAGATCGCCGCCGACCTGGGGGTGTCCGTCTCCGCCGCCGGCTCGCTGACGTCGGCGTTCGCCGTCGGGATGATCGTGGGGGCGCCCGCCATGGCGCTGCTGAGTCTGCGCTGGTCCCGTCGCGGGGCGCTGTGGACCTTTCTCGCGGTCTTTCTGCTCACCCATGTGCTGGGGGCGTTGACCACCAGCTATCCGCTGCTGTTGGCGACGCGGGTCGTCGGGGCCCTGGCCAACGCCGGTTTCCTGGCCGTGGCGCTGGTCGCAGCGACCGCCATGGTGGCTCCCGATGCCAAGGCGAGGGCCACCGCCATGCTGTTGGGCGGGGTGACGTCCGCCTGTGTGGTGGGGGTGCCCTGTGGTGCGCTGCTGGGTCAACTCTGGGGCTGGCGCGCCGCGTTCTGGGCCGTCGCGCTGGTGTCGGTGCCCGCGTTGCTCGCGATCCCGCGTGCTGTCCCAGCGGGTGCGCCGGAGCCCGCCGCGGTGGCCGGCGCCGGCGCGCGTGACGAGTTGCGCGCCCTGCGGCGTCCCAGGCTGCTGCTGGTGCTGGCCCTTGGCGCGCTGGTGAACGGCGCCACGTTCTGCGCCTTCACCTATCTGGCGCCGCTGGCGACCGAGATCGGGGGCCTGGTCGACGCCTGGGTGCCCGGGGTGCTGGCGCTGTTCGGCCTCGGCTCCTTCGTCGGGGTGACGATCGCCGGGCGACTGGCGGACACCGCCTCCGGCCCGCTGCTGTGGGTCGGCGGGCCGGCTCTGCTGCTGGGCTGGGGAACGCTGGCCCTGACCGCCGGTGAGCCGGCGGCGATGCTTGTCCTGGTGTTCGTCCAGGGCGCGTTGTCCTTCGCCGTGGGCTCGACCCTGATCTCGATGGTGCTCTACGCCGCGGCCGACGCGCCTCGGCTGGCCGGTGGGTTCGCCACCGCCGCGTTCAACGTCGGTGCGGCGTTTGGCCCTTGGGCCGGTGGGCTGGCGCTGGATGCCGGTCTTGGCTATCGCGCGCCGGCCTGGCTGAGCGCGCTGTTGGTGGCGGGGGCCCTGGCCACCGGCGTGGTGGCTGGCGGTGCGCGGCGACGCCGGGCGGGGAGGCCGACGCTCCTGGAGCGGTGA
- a CDS encoding DEAD/DEAH box helicase has protein sequence MVEVTWRAGRAVRELCARADALVAAAEAVARDRTGADAEARAALAPLLAESVRAELGRIPVSRLREVTSGRLRIGAFEDAGFDTVGRIADATEYRLRRIPGVGELSARHAKGAARQIALAAEETVTIRLDIERRDDPGHTALVVALGRLVAAGPGLARAVETAERVAREVGALLADARPASSRLRMVVAGRRGRAAARAALPRLATALRDFQERDVPTLLAQTSADLLRQPPSEAAAWLDFASRAAEYHTALGELSSAPGAWEAAEGFLPTDVVARVRRQPLDDTHRRVALRGYQSFGARFALAQRRAILGDEMGLGKTVQAIAALAHLRAEGARHFLVVAPASVLVNWIREIEERSTLPAFRLHGAEREAGRAEWAEHGGVAVATFDGLRALPGPEAPGPEVAMLVVDEAHFVKNRAAQRSLAVAGWTRRVDRVLFLTGTPMENRVEEFRELVRYLRPEVVDEVHQRKAVAGARAFRRSVAPVYLRRNQRDVLTELPELVRVDEWEEFSPGDLAAYRAAVAQGNFMAMRRAGYADPTTSAKLGRLREIVAEAAANGRKVLVFSFFREVLRTVGGALEPAPIGLVDGRLGAARRQELLDRFAAVEGHAVLLCQIQAGGVGLNAQAASVVIICEPQVKPTLESQAVARAHRMGQVRRVQVHRLLATDSVDQRMLALLARKERLFDAYARHSATAASADDAVDLSDAALARRIVEDEQRRLATTGPGPTDAGARDTSEAAGQDVRGGKDSEGRQNGEEEHDGATAGTDE, from the coding sequence ATGGTCGAGGTCACCTGGCGGGCCGGGCGCGCCGTGCGGGAACTCTGCGCCCGGGCCGACGCGTTGGTCGCGGCGGCTGAGGCCGTGGCGCGGGATCGAACGGGGGCGGACGCCGAGGCGCGGGCGGCGTTGGCGCCGCTCCTGGCGGAGTCGGTGCGGGCGGAGTTGGGCCGCATCCCGGTGTCCCGGCTGCGCGAGGTGACCTCCGGTCGGCTGCGGATCGGCGCCTTCGAGGACGCGGGGTTCGACACGGTCGGCCGGATCGCCGACGCCACCGAGTACCGGCTCCGACGGATTCCCGGCGTGGGCGAGCTGTCGGCGCGGCATGCGAAGGGCGCGGCACGGCAGATCGCCCTCGCCGCGGAGGAGACCGTGACCATCCGGCTGGATATCGAGCGGCGGGACGATCCCGGGCACACGGCCCTGGTGGTCGCGCTGGGGCGGCTGGTCGCCGCCGGGCCGGGGCTGGCTCGCGCGGTGGAGACGGCGGAGCGGGTGGCTCGCGAGGTGGGCGCGCTGCTGGCCGACGCGCGCCCGGCGTCCAGCCGGTTGCGCATGGTGGTCGCCGGCCGCCGGGGGCGTGCGGCGGCGCGTGCGGCGCTCCCCCGGCTGGCCACGGCTCTGCGGGACTTCCAGGAGCGGGACGTGCCGACCCTGCTCGCCCAAACCTCGGCCGATCTGCTGCGCCAGCCGCCGTCCGAGGCGGCGGCGTGGCTGGACTTCGCCTCTCGGGCGGCCGAGTACCACACCGCGCTCGGGGAGTTGTCGTCCGCGCCGGGCGCGTGGGAGGCGGCTGAGGGGTTCCTCCCCACGGATGTGGTCGCGCGGGTCCGCCGGCAGCCGCTGGACGACACCCATCGGCGGGTCGCGCTGCGCGGTTACCAGAGCTTCGGTGCCAGGTTCGCGTTGGCGCAGCGACGCGCGATCCTCGGCGACGAGATGGGCCTGGGCAAGACGGTGCAGGCGATCGCGGCGCTCGCCCATCTGCGCGCCGAGGGGGCGCGGCACTTCCTGGTGGTCGCGCCGGCGAGCGTGCTCGTCAACTGGATACGGGAGATCGAGGAGCGCAGCACGCTCCCCGCCTTCCGGCTGCACGGCGCCGAGCGTGAGGCGGGCCGCGCGGAGTGGGCCGAGCACGGCGGGGTCGCCGTCGCCACCTTCGACGGGCTGCGGGCGCTGCCAGGGCCCGAGGCGCCGGGACCCGAGGTGGCCATGCTGGTGGTGGACGAGGCCCATTTCGTCAAGAACCGTGCCGCCCAGCGGTCGTTGGCGGTCGCCGGCTGGACGCGACGGGTGGATCGGGTGCTGTTTCTGACCGGGACTCCGATGGAGAACCGTGTGGAGGAGTTCCGCGAGCTGGTGCGCTACCTGCGGCCCGAGGTGGTGGACGAGGTCCATCAACGCAAGGCCGTCGCGGGGGCGCGGGCGTTCCGCCGGTCCGTGGCGCCGGTCTATCTGCGCCGGAACCAGCGGGACGTGCTGACGGAGCTGCCGGAGCTGGTGCGGGTGGATGAGTGGGAGGAGTTCTCGCCCGGGGACCTGGCGGCCTACCGGGCGGCCGTGGCCCAGGGGAACTTCATGGCCATGCGCCGAGCCGGCTACGCGGACCCGACCACCTCGGCCAAGCTGGGGAGGCTGCGTGAGATCGTCGCCGAGGCGGCGGCCAACGGACGGAAGGTGCTGGTGTTCTCCTTCTTCCGGGAGGTGCTCCGCACCGTCGGGGGCGCCCTGGAGCCGGCTCCGATCGGCCTGGTCGACGGGCGTCTGGGCGCGGCCAGGCGGCAGGAGCTGCTGGACCGGTTCGCCGCGGTCGAGGGGCACGCGGTGCTGCTGTGCCAGATCCAGGCCGGCGGCGTGGGGCTCAACGCACAGGCGGCGTCCGTGGTGATCATCTGTGAGCCGCAGGTGAAGCCGACCCTGGAGAGCCAGGCCGTGGCGCGCGCCCACCGGATGGGCCAGGTGCGTCGCGTCCAGGTGCATCGGCTGCTGGCCACCGACAGCGTGGACCAGCGCATGCTGGCGCTGCTCGCCCGCAAGGAGCGCCTCTTCGACGCGTATGCCCGGCACAGCGCCACGGCGGCGTCCGCCGACGACGCCGTGGACCTCTCGGACGCCGCTCTGGCCCGTCGGATCGTCGAGGATGAGCAGCGCCGGCTGGCCACGACCGGCCCCGGCCCGACGGACGCCGGAGCCCGGGACACGTCGGAGGCGGCGGGTCAGGACGTCCGGGGTGGCAAGGACAGCGAGGGCCGCCAGAACGGCGAGGAGGAGCACGACGGGGCCACCGCCGGAACCGATGAGTGA